From the genome of Sphingobacterium kitahiroshimense, one region includes:
- a CDS encoding SusC/RagA family TonB-linked outer membrane protein, with protein sequence MKTPGKRALLLLLAIAFGQRGFAQQRGELVVIVQDAKAKGLANATVTVKNKVNNLKRSGQADQQGKAVFNNLPVDSNYCILVTYTGLLPKEECQYIVTSDKRSSVVFQLTDTASNNMDEVVVIGYGTQKKTNLSGAVDHISGEVLESRPISNAAQGLQGIAPNLNIQFNSGAPGAVPNINIRGITSINGGDPLILVDNVPVSPAELIRIAPQDIESFTVIKDASAAAIYGARASFGVLIITTKTGKGEVKVSYSNNFTWNTPTVMPDKITDPYVFSRLLETSTDNTPWDNVNYSDQFYQYARERSDNPSIPGVRINPSDAKAWEYMGNRDWTRYFLSDWNSTHSHDLSISGSNEKVQYYISGSYNRQNSPVKLTEDYFDRYNLRSKVNYRLSDFISFGNNTVIGSTRRLQPSQMNLADIYNIFPTSYDKNPDGTWASSPAGNIAAMMVDGGKSDQKRLDVQSTFNTELRFFSNKFKLNADYTFQRNSLNRNWYTTQYQIGYGPDDVRKEGTTGGFREAGFSYYNVYNIYGTYMQSFNKHQVNAVLGFNQEDYRYELINAERSGLISESFPTVQFATGTMRMGEAIDTYALRGAFYRLNYTYDDKYIVEFNGRYDGSSRFPKNKRFGFFPSGSVAWRLDRESFMSSLSGIDLLKIRASYGQLGNQSVSNYGYLPSMEKKDSDYLLGSERGIYIQVPSLVSPNYTWEKVNTVNVGLDVAVLKNKFSASFDYYSRSTLGMLTLGKDLPNILGAAEPRENAADLRTNGWELTLNFQERFEVGNSPLHFNAKLLLSDSQSKITRFDNPNKSILQYYDGMQLGEIWGLENNGLFKDQAEIAKLDQTSIIPWGALSIVPGWPTYVDQDNNGKIEKGYTLGDTKDLKIIGNSTPRYQFGIDLSADWKGLDLRAFFQGIGKRDYYPLDYLYWGTYQQPYGNFYGHLLDFYRPDSDSEIDRAKHSQAYLNLGLADQNLDAAYPILQSWLADRNLGTRIDQAQGLAIPQTNYLLNAAYLRLKNLTIGYTLPKSFTSRAKIRQLRVYVSGENIIEWSAVKRYFDPETLNENTYTNPTAGSDRVGNGLTYPFQRSFSAGVQLTF encoded by the coding sequence ATGAAAACGCCTGGTAAAAGGGCTTTATTACTGCTATTAGCTATTGCTTTTGGCCAAAGAGGCTTTGCTCAGCAGCGAGGGGAACTTGTTGTTATCGTACAAGATGCAAAGGCCAAGGGGCTTGCCAATGCCACTGTAACAGTAAAGAACAAAGTGAATAACTTGAAACGATCTGGTCAAGCTGATCAGCAAGGAAAAGCTGTATTCAACAACTTACCTGTAGACAGTAATTATTGTATTTTAGTTACCTACACGGGACTGCTTCCCAAAGAAGAGTGCCAATATATTGTCACTTCGGACAAACGGTCAAGTGTGGTTTTTCAACTAACGGATACGGCCTCCAATAACATGGATGAAGTTGTTGTCATCGGTTATGGTACTCAAAAAAAAACCAATCTTTCCGGTGCTGTCGATCATATCAGTGGTGAAGTATTGGAGAGCCGTCCGATTTCAAATGCCGCACAGGGACTTCAGGGTATAGCACCAAATCTGAATATACAGTTTAATTCTGGAGCACCAGGTGCGGTCCCCAATATCAACATTCGTGGTATTACGTCCATTAATGGTGGAGATCCACTTATTTTAGTCGATAACGTACCTGTTTCACCGGCCGAATTGATTCGTATCGCACCGCAGGATATTGAATCATTTACGGTTATTAAAGACGCCTCGGCCGCCGCGATCTATGGAGCGCGTGCGTCCTTCGGTGTCTTGATCATTACCACTAAAACAGGTAAAGGTGAGGTCAAAGTGAGTTATTCAAATAATTTTACCTGGAATACGCCGACTGTTATGCCCGATAAAATAACAGATCCATATGTGTTTTCAAGATTATTGGAGACCTCCACAGACAACACCCCATGGGATAATGTGAATTACTCCGATCAATTTTATCAATATGCAAGAGAGCGTTCTGACAATCCTTCGATTCCTGGGGTAAGGATCAATCCATCAGATGCCAAAGCTTGGGAATATATGGGAAATCGAGACTGGACACGCTATTTCTTGTCCGACTGGAATTCAACCCATTCACACGACCTGTCTATCTCAGGATCCAATGAAAAAGTACAGTATTACATCAGTGGGAGTTACAATCGCCAAAATTCACCCGTTAAACTTACAGAAGACTATTTTGACCGATATAATCTCAGGTCAAAAGTTAACTATCGACTCTCCGATTTTATCTCATTCGGTAACAATACCGTGATTGGCAGTACACGTAGACTACAGCCTTCTCAAATGAACTTGGCCGATATCTATAATATATTCCCAACAAGTTACGATAAAAACCCTGACGGTACATGGGCCAGTTCTCCCGCCGGCAATATTGCAGCAATGATGGTCGATGGTGGTAAAAGTGATCAGAAACGTTTGGATGTGCAGTCTACTTTTAATACAGAACTTCGTTTTTTTAGCAATAAGTTTAAACTTAATGCAGACTATACTTTTCAGCGTAATTCGCTGAATCGCAATTGGTATACCACACAATATCAGATCGGTTATGGACCTGACGATGTGCGAAAAGAAGGAACTACGGGGGGTTTCCGCGAGGCTGGCTTCTCCTATTATAACGTCTATAATATATATGGTACCTATATGCAGTCTTTTAATAAGCATCAGGTAAATGCTGTGTTAGGTTTTAACCAGGAAGACTACCGGTACGAGCTTATAAATGCCGAACGCTCAGGATTAATTTCCGAATCATTCCCTACCGTCCAATTTGCCACAGGAACAATGAGAATGGGGGAAGCCATTGATACCTATGCATTGCGCGGCGCATTCTATCGCTTAAATTATACCTATGACGATAAGTACATCGTTGAATTTAATGGACGATACGATGGTTCTTCTCGTTTCCCGAAAAATAAGCGTTTTGGTTTCTTCCCGTCAGGATCGGTTGCTTGGCGACTAGACCGAGAAAGTTTTATGTCATCCCTATCCGGTATCGATTTATTAAAGATTAGAGCATCATATGGTCAGCTTGGTAATCAGTCTGTATCCAACTATGGTTATCTTCCTTCTATGGAGAAAAAAGATTCAGATTACTTGCTTGGTAGCGAGCGCGGTATCTACATTCAGGTCCCGTCCTTGGTATCACCTAATTATACCTGGGAGAAAGTCAATACCGTGAATGTCGGCTTAGATGTCGCTGTTCTTAAAAATAAATTCTCAGCAAGTTTTGATTATTATTCAAGAAGCACATTGGGTATGCTGACGCTCGGTAAAGACCTTCCTAATATACTGGGAGCTGCAGAACCACGGGAAAATGCAGCTGATCTCAGAACTAATGGGTGGGAGTTGACACTTAATTTTCAGGAACGTTTTGAAGTGGGTAATTCGCCATTGCACTTCAATGCTAAACTGCTGTTGTCAGATTCGCAGTCTAAGATCACCCGTTTTGACAATCCCAATAAAAGTATTTTACAATATTATGATGGCATGCAGTTAGGTGAAATCTGGGGATTGGAGAATAATGGTCTTTTCAAAGATCAGGCGGAGATTGCCAAGCTTGACCAGACTTCCATCATTCCTTGGGGAGCGTTATCCATTGTACCGGGGTGGCCGACCTATGTTGACCAGGATAATAACGGTAAGATAGAGAAGGGATATACCCTGGGCGACACAAAAGATCTTAAAATCATTGGCAATTCCACTCCACGTTATCAATTTGGTATCGACTTATCGGCAGATTGGAAAGGTCTTGACCTACGTGCATTTTTCCAGGGCATCGGCAAACGTGATTATTACCCTTTAGATTACCTATACTGGGGTACCTATCAGCAGCCTTACGGGAATTTTTATGGCCATTTGCTTGATTTCTATCGTCCCGATAGTGATTCCGAGATCGATCGAGCCAAACATTCACAAGCATACTTAAATTTAGGGCTTGCAGATCAAAACCTCGATGCTGCTTATCCTATACTGCAGTCCTGGCTAGCCGACCGCAATTTAGGTACACGTATCGATCAGGCGCAGGGATTGGCTATTCCACAAACAAACTATTTATTGAATGCTGCTTATTTGCGACTCAAGAATTTAACGATCGGTTATACCTTACCTAAATCGTTTACTTCACGTGCCAAGATCCGTCAGCTTCGGGTATATGTGAGTGGTGAAAACATCATCGAATGGTCTGCTGTAAAACGCTATTTTGATCCTGAAACCCTTAATGAAAATACCTATACAAATCCTACTGCGGGGTCAGATCGTGTCGGCAATGGACTTACTTATCCTTTTCAACGCAGTTTTTCTGCTGGTGTCCAATTAACTTTTTAA